The following are from one region of the Phycisphaerales bacterium genome:
- a CDS encoding cellulase family glycosylhydrolase — protein MHTPRLLLPLLAAALALGGCHTDPIAVIEGRAPATTNTSTALNAGPFRTLPIGLCEDYPEETRTLDQAREDLDLLASLGVTNLRISLGWDGIEPRQGEYDWAFWDAFVRMADQRAIELHPYLCYTPDWAAASGNAPAYTRPPRDPADFAAFARAAASRYARSIDTWELWNEPDNPAYWTGSPAQYADLITTAARAIRDADPTSRVVLGGIAWDVGYIEKTLQQPGVAQTVDIVNLHAYFETWTADPAETLSTYLARAADITAAHAEAEPLWLAEVGYSTLREGPRVSDHYRARHPFEHTLEHHADNLLKTVAMAAARPEVRLLAWYELRDLPRSEEVIGDNNNRHLGLFTIDGRAKPALDAFQFARALFSTQPFRPDPGTISITTASHSTAQARCFERPDGSAFAVLWVPTRHHGDLSPASAQPPAETITLSRDRLRAVRVYDAEGRQLPAPRRSGPSVSLAIDHGDTLVVELQ, from the coding sequence ATGCACACCCCGCGCCTCCTGCTCCCGCTCCTCGCCGCCGCGCTCGCGCTCGGCGGCTGCCACACCGACCCCATCGCGGTCATCGAGGGCCGCGCACCCGCCACGACAAACACATCCACCGCCCTCAACGCCGGCCCCTTCCGCACCCTCCCGATCGGACTCTGCGAGGACTACCCCGAAGAGACCCGCACTCTCGATCAGGCACGCGAAGACCTCGACCTCCTCGCGTCCCTGGGCGTCACCAACCTCCGCATCTCCCTCGGCTGGGACGGCATCGAGCCGCGCCAGGGCGAGTACGACTGGGCGTTCTGGGACGCCTTCGTCCGCATGGCCGACCAGCGCGCCATCGAGCTCCACCCCTATCTCTGCTACACCCCCGACTGGGCCGCGGCCTCTGGCAATGCTCCCGCATACACCCGGCCGCCGCGCGATCCCGCCGACTTTGCCGCCTTCGCCCGCGCCGCCGCGTCCCGCTACGCCCGATCCATCGACACCTGGGAGCTCTGGAACGAGCCCGACAACCCCGCCTACTGGACCGGCTCCCCCGCGCAATACGCCGACCTCATCACCACCGCCGCCCGCGCCATCCGCGACGCCGACCCCACCTCCCGCGTTGTCCTCGGCGGCATCGCCTGGGACGTCGGCTACATCGAGAAGACGCTCCAGCAGCCCGGCGTCGCTCAGACCGTCGACATCGTCAACCTCCACGCATACTTCGAAACCTGGACCGCCGACCCCGCCGAAACCCTCTCCACCTACCTCGCCCGCGCCGCCGACATCACGGCCGCGCACGCCGAGGCCGAGCCCCTCTGGCTCGCCGAGGTCGGCTACAGCACCCTCCGCGAGGGCCCGCGCGTCTCCGACCATTACCGCGCCCGCCACCCCTTCGAACACACGCTCGAGCACCACGCCGACAACCTCCTCAAGACCGTCGCCATGGCCGCGGCCCGCCCCGAGGTCCGCCTCCTCGCCTGGTACGAGCTCCGCGACCTGCCCCGCTCCGAAGAGGTCATCGGCGACAACAACAACCGCCACCTGGGCCTCTTCACCATCGACGGTCGCGCCAAGCCCGCGCTCGACGCCTTCCAGTTCGCCCGCGCCCTCTTCTCCACTCAGCCCTTCCGCCCCGACCCCGGCACGATCAGCATCACCACTGCAAGCCACAGCACCGCCCAGGCCCGCTGCTTCGAGCGACCCGACGGCTCCGCCTTCGCCGTGCTCTGGGTCCCCACCCGCCATCATGGCGACCTCAGCCCCGCTTCCGCCCAGCCCCCTGCCGAGACCATCACCCTCTCCCGCGACCGCCTCCGCGCCGTCCGCGTCTACGACGCCGAGGGCCGCCAGCTCCCCGCCCCGCGCCGCTCCGGCCCGAGCGTCAGCCTCGCGATCGACCACGGCGACACCCTCGTTGTCGAGCTCCAATAG
- a CDS encoding DUF4259 domain-containing protein — MGAWGHHAFENDVACDWAAAFVELPDKRRWLSRKQDKMTRLRATLASAASNGELSSAAALERGAELEEVLGASEVVAALAGAPGYQLAAPDAYTEDLVRWIRTAKVLLPPGLLESARDAVRLVLDGSSLAELWGDDEDGAEWRKVTENLLQRLESKAGR; from the coding sequence ATGGGAGCCTGGGGACATCACGCGTTTGAGAACGACGTGGCCTGTGACTGGGCGGCCGCGTTTGTTGAGCTGCCGGACAAGCGCCGGTGGCTCTCGCGCAAGCAGGACAAAATGACAAGGCTCCGCGCTACCCTCGCCAGCGCCGCGAGCAACGGCGAGTTATCGAGCGCGGCCGCGCTCGAGCGGGGCGCCGAGCTCGAGGAGGTACTGGGCGCATCGGAGGTGGTGGCGGCGCTGGCCGGAGCACCTGGGTACCAGCTTGCGGCGCCCGACGCCTATACCGAGGATCTAGTCCGGTGGATCAGGACCGCCAAGGTACTCTTGCCCCCCGGATTGCTGGAGAGTGCGCGCGACGCGGTTCGGCTGGTGCTCGACGGGTCGTCTCTTGCAGAACTCTGGGGCGATGACGAGGACGGCGCTGAGTGGCGGAAGGTGACCGAGAACCTTCTCCAGAGGCTGGAATCGAAGGCGGGTAGGTAG
- a CDS encoding MiaB/RimO family radical SAM methylthiotransferase, which yields MPRNVYIETFGCQMNELDSELVSGQLRALGYRFVPEADAADVVLYNTCSVREHAEQKVWSRLGELAVRKREEPALVVGVLGCLAERDGEALVKRMPVVDILCGPGELDKLPGLLDNAVRTRESLMSDVGCRTSDVGEEKTGREPLVSARQVALQGSASRRSATLAAAGDSLELLDLSRSISAVDEHDAAKRSAYVRITRGCNKFCTYCVVPFTRGAEVHRPPQHIIDECKRLADAGVIEVTLLGQTVNHYRFEHGAAVTVNGLTQPQKGRTYAGGHSRDPFAGANTTTFADLLARIHDEVPAIRRLRFVTSYPRDFGNDVLEVMRDHPRICRYLHVPGQSGSDRILKLMNRGYTVSEYVEFLDRARSYLHQPEINRPLMISGDFIIGFPTETDEDFEGTVALVKRARYKNSFIFKYSARPGTVAIDKYPDDVPESVKRERNGRLLALQGAISEEISREQVGETLEVFVEGLSPRERKKRARAQAPHHSHGTVSLTIRGLSADEGDDSCCSVSPAEEVVEAGAPQLRGRTDGDLIVLFDVPQGRAAESLVGEMVRVKITGASGLSCFGDVVG from the coding sequence ATGCCGCGGAATGTGTACATCGAGACGTTTGGCTGCCAGATGAACGAGCTGGATTCGGAGCTGGTCTCCGGGCAGCTGCGGGCGTTGGGGTACCGGTTTGTTCCGGAGGCGGACGCGGCCGACGTCGTGCTGTACAACACGTGCTCGGTGCGGGAGCACGCGGAGCAGAAGGTGTGGTCGCGGCTGGGGGAGCTGGCGGTCCGCAAGCGTGAGGAGCCGGCGCTGGTCGTGGGCGTGCTGGGGTGCCTGGCGGAGCGCGACGGCGAGGCGCTGGTGAAGCGGATGCCGGTGGTCGACATCCTGTGCGGGCCGGGGGAGCTGGACAAGCTGCCGGGGCTGCTGGACAACGCGGTGCGGACGCGTGAGTCTTTGATGTCGGATGTCGGATGTCGGACGTCGGATGTGGGAGAAGAGAAGACCGGGCGCGAGCCGCTGGTTTCGGCGCGGCAGGTGGCGCTTCAGGGAAGTGCATCGAGGCGCTCGGCGACATTGGCCGCGGCGGGGGATTCGCTGGAACTGCTGGACCTGTCGCGGTCGATCTCGGCGGTGGATGAGCATGACGCGGCGAAGCGGTCCGCCTATGTGCGGATCACGCGCGGGTGCAACAAGTTCTGCACGTACTGCGTGGTGCCGTTCACGCGCGGTGCGGAGGTGCACCGGCCGCCGCAGCACATCATCGATGAGTGCAAGCGGCTGGCGGACGCGGGTGTGATCGAGGTCACGCTGCTGGGGCAGACGGTGAACCACTACCGGTTCGAGCACGGGGCGGCGGTGACGGTGAACGGGCTGACCCAGCCGCAGAAGGGGCGGACGTACGCGGGCGGGCACTCGCGCGATCCGTTCGCGGGGGCGAACACGACGACCTTCGCCGACCTCCTCGCGCGCATTCACGACGAGGTGCCGGCGATCCGGCGGCTGCGGTTCGTGACGAGCTACCCGCGCGACTTCGGCAACGACGTGCTGGAGGTGATGCGCGACCACCCGCGGATCTGCCGCTACCTCCACGTGCCGGGGCAGAGCGGGAGCGACCGCATCCTCAAGCTGATGAACCGCGGGTACACGGTTTCGGAGTACGTCGAGTTCCTGGACCGGGCGCGGAGCTATTTGCACCAGCCGGAGATCAACCGCCCGCTGATGATCAGCGGCGACTTCATCATCGGGTTCCCCACGGAGACCGATGAGGACTTCGAGGGCACGGTCGCGCTGGTGAAGCGGGCGCGGTACAAGAACTCGTTCATCTTCAAGTACTCGGCGCGCCCGGGGACGGTGGCGATCGACAAGTACCCCGACGACGTGCCCGAGAGCGTTAAGCGCGAGCGGAACGGGCGGCTGCTGGCGCTGCAGGGGGCCATCAGCGAGGAGATCAGCCGCGAGCAGGTCGGGGAGACGCTCGAAGTGTTTGTCGAGGGGCTGTCGCCGCGCGAAAGGAAGAAGCGGGCGCGGGCTCAGGCCCCCCACCACTCTCATGGCACTGTGTCGCTGACCATTCGTGGGCTGTCTGCGGATGAGGGTGATGACTCGTGCTGCTCGGTTTCTCCTGCTGAAGAGGTGGTGGAGGCGGGGGCGCCGCAGCTGCGGGGGCGGACGGATGGGGACCTGATCGTGCTGTTCGATGTGCCGCAGGGGCGCGCGGCGGAGTCGCTGGTTGGTGAGATGGTGCGCGTGAAGATCACGGGGGCGAGCGGGTTGTCGTGCTTTGGGGATGTGGTGGGCTGA